The DNA sequence AGCCCCGCGCACCAGCGGCCAGTGGCCACTCTCCAGGGTCTTCTGTGGTTTCGTAAATGAAAATGCATGCTGACGTCATAAGTCCTAGTAATTTCTTAAAACTAGCAGTTGTTtgattattcataattttaaaaagtgctAGTAGGCTCACAGACCTGATTATTTGccagttttaattattttaaagtacaAATGAGCGTTTATttaatacctatatatatatatattatattaatatatatagttttaacaGAAACTTCGATTTGTGCTTCAAAATTCGAATTGCCTTGGGGGGAGGGGGTTTAAGGGAATTTTAGCAAATCAAAAGTCGAAATGCATGTGGGCGGACATGTCATCCACCCGCTGGTAATGGATTGGACGGTTTGATAGTCTAGCGTGTCATTAATGAAGGCCACGTGATCTGTCGTGTGAATttgttaataaattttattgtttgggctgaaaaaaaagtcaattatgATCATAAACAATGATAGTTGGGTTTTAATGGGTGCTGAGGTGGCTTTTTTCATTCTCTAACTAACCCGGCTCGTGTCACCTCCATGTGGGTCTAATATTATAAtctgatatatttatatattataagtttgaattttgaataatGATTGAGATATAAGTTATTCAATTACTACACAATTTATCTACGTGTCACTGTAACACACTAAgaattgattatattattttggatacttgaaTGATTGCCTATGCTAGAGATTTTCTTGGATGCATGTGAAACATCTCTTTTCTGACATTCATTCTCAttctggttttgttttttgttgctACTCTAGTACGAAGACATTGTTCAGCTTGAATGGCTTTCAAACTTTGTCGAGGATTCCTTTGCTGGTGGAAGCCTTACCATGAAGAAAGAAGACGACTCCATCAAGAAGGAATCATCCCACCACCCGTTCCAGACTTCAAGCCCTGTTTCTGTCCTTGACAGCAGCAGCTCCTGTTCTGTTGAGAAGAATGTGCCGCGCAGCCCAGAAACAATCACCCCTGGCCGCTGTGGGCGGGCTCGCAGCAAACGTCCTCGCCCTGCAACCTTCAATCCACGCTCTGCAATCCAACTTATTTCCCCCTCCTCCTCTGTTACGGAGACACCTCAGCCATTCCTTGCACCAAATAAAGTCTCTTCCGATTCTGAGAGTTTTGCAGAGTCTAGTCTGTCGATCAAGATACCAAAACTAGTCACAGCAGAgcacaagaagaaaaagaagatgaaattgACAGGTCCACAAGGACCTGCAGAGACGACCAATCAGAATTCACCTTTGCAAGCTGTCAGGAAATGTATGCATTGTGAGATAACCAAGACTCCACAATGGAGGGCAGGACCAATGGGGCCGAAAACACTATGCAATGCATGTGGTGTCCGCTACAAGTCAGGTCGGCTCTATCCTGAATACCGGCCTGCAGCAAGCCCGACATTTATTCCATCCGTGCACTCCAATTCCCATAAGAAGGTGCTGGAAATGAGAAACAAGTTTGGGGAGAAGGCTACTATAACGGCAACACGACCCAATGTGACTGCCTTGCCAGAACTTATTCCGAATACAAATAGCAACCTTGGACTTGATTACATGTAGGGAGGATGGATGAGAGAACTTGTTCCCTGTAGGAACCTTTTTTCCTCACTTCCTCCCTCTTTCCTCTCTTACGCTGTTTCTCagttgtttcatttattttgttcaCTGCTTTATGTACAGGGATGAAAAGGGAGGGGCTGATAGGAGCAATAGATGACCATATTGTAGCATGTAGAGGAGGATTGTCACGAGATAACTGAAAATGGGTAGAGATAAGTGGAAGTTCTTAAGGGTAGAATGTAGGTTCAGTGATAGCCATGGGAGTgagtgggtgtgtgtgtgtgtgtgtttctctctctctttttagcattcttttcctttttcttcctttccatGGGAATTCTTTTTGCAGTTCATTTGTAGTAGAAAATTCTGAGATAAGTAATGGAATCTGAGATTTGTTATGCTTCAGTACCTAAGTGCCTTTCTGTGGCACTGTACTCTCTCTCCCCGGCCCGCTTCTTTTCTCCCCACCTCAAGCAACTTTCGTTTCTACTGCATGTAGCTTTTTATTAGCAAATCGAAGTTACTGCTTCTTAGCATTTAAGTGCAACCAACCAAGATATGTCCTTGATATTTGGTGGGAAGTGTTTTTGCTTTTTGATCGAATCAAATATTGACTCCAGACTGGCTTGAAAAAGTAAGAAAAGTAAGTATTATCCCTCCGGCCTCTTCCTTTCCAGCTTCATATTCTTCTTTTAGATCCTTTCCTTccttcagttatttttttttttgcttttccctTTGTTTGTAACGAAGAACATGTTCTATACACTGGCGTAATTAGAGCTCAAAAGTCAGTCAACCGGTTTTTATCAAAATGGGCTGGATCTGGTCGACACCGGAGTTGAACGGTGTCGGGCTAAGATTGTATTAGATCGATACGGGTTACAATCGAATCGGCTCAACTCTCCAGCAAGTAATTACGTGAAGAAATAAATATCTGGTATAACAGATAATGCAAGTGCAAGAATGTCAAACACGAATGCGATGCAGTTCTACTTATCGTAACTTCGTTGCCATGTGTTGATTGATGTCGTTTTCGTAATCAAGTCTTTGAGCACGTTGCAAGGGAGTGGCTTTGAATAACCCCATCAATGAAAACGATATACCTGTTTTGAACTCCCACCACCAAATGTTGGGGATAGACACGACGAGGCATAGGCCCTATCTTTGTTCACAAGCTGAGATTCCTCAGCCTCTTCTAgtcttttataataattaaatttaacattCATATTTAATTCACAATTAGATTAGTTactacgtttagatgttgagtttagttgagttgtgaataatagtactATTTTATGGATCTCATTGAGacgaatttaacttttttaagttgagatgaatttaactttttagattaaaatgtataaagtaagttgaaatgaaattaacttttttatgaaaagttgaaaagttgtgTGTcttatcaataattgatttgaaatgagttgagtttagtaTTTCAAGGATCAATTAGAATTATTGTGTCTACATGAGGGATATCAAAATCCTCTCATTCTTTAATCATTTGTGACCTAGAAAATATAAAGCTCATCTTATGAATTTGCCAACTTTGAGATGGTGATGATAATGTATGAGGGTTAGGAGAGTACATCTTCCTGTAAAAACGTGTTAAGGTGGGAACCGATGGAGATGACAATTGTCAACACGTTTATATTGGGCAGTGTGTTTCTATTCAGTTGCAGGGTTTAACATACGGCCCAAACTTTACCTGAAAACATCAACATTGGGTTGGtgatttaatgatttttatagaTTGCTTTAGGCATCAGCAAAATGGAAACCCCATCATTTGCCTATGgtcgttttgtttttgtttttgcttttgttttttggcaTTTGGCATTGCGTCCCAATCCCGACCCACCGCAACCTAATGATTGAACATTTGCAACTTTACCACCAACAAAtacataataatgttaatttgaGGGCGTAAAACCGACTCAATTACATCAACCCTTTCAGcttctttatttaatttcttatgcTGATTGAACTTTTTAATCATTTCGTGTGTATTCCTTTCAAAGACATGTCGTGAAACTGCGCTTGATTATGACTATTCTTATAGGAAACATTAGAATGGTGTTCCTTCTCACTCCActtaataggaaaaaaaaaattgtctattCTCCCTCCTAACATGAAAAGCTTAGCCGAcctgatttatttttccttcatcgCGCAAACAAAACTCTCTCTTCTAATTTAGATAAGTGTTTCTTGTTGTTCCTTTGGAGAACTGTATTTTAAGTAAATAGTTTttctatatacagtcgttaGATATAATCGACGTGCAGTCGTCCATGCCAcgttaaatttaaaatgaattcttcctctctcatcagctcggtCTTTTTCTCTCACCAGCTCCAGCAgcttggtctctctctcatcaagtgtcTCTACGTCAGTCATATTTGTACACTTTTTATACCATGCGCTTACAACAAAcgttttttttaagtaaattggGCCAGTGTTTGACAATGTGGTTTTGTCGTGTTATATAGGTTTGAGTTCTCAGCCCAAATAAAGTTTTGAGGACAGTGTGAAAATCTTGACCCTGCCCGAACAATGAACAAAAGTCCTCTGCCGAGACTGAAATATATAGTTGAAAGCCCAAATATTTGAACCCATCAGCAAAAATAGTTCCTTGAAAGTGGGaactaaattttattgatagcctcGAGGATGCCCAAGTTTTACGGCGTTAAAATTGGCTTTGGTAAGGCTATATATCCTGAAAGTGTAAAGGACCTTCTTTCGAGGTTTGAATCTGAATTTTGAAAAGCCTGTAATTTCTAGGTGGCACTTATTATATATGGGCCGGCTAGGCTAATTAATTACCAAACTCGAATGGCTTGTATTGTAGACCGTCGACCGAGTTCGTCGCTATTGAGTCCTATCCCAGCGAGCAAGCTCGTGCCCATCATATTGCTTACGTTTGCTAACTCGGGTCCCAGTACTGCAATGGGTGAGCCGGTGTCAGTTTGAGCCGCTAGTCTTCACATGCCCGTTCATTTAAAGTCACATACTCACATCTTTTATATTAACTTGACTATTACGCATAATTCAATGATGCATTAATGGTTATAACCTCCATTAATGTCTAATGTTTTATTAATCGAgatgaagttttgtttttgaGTTGTGGGAACCCACAAGTACGGACACAATTCACCAATATTGATGAAAGTTGGGTTGATGTTATCGAAGCCTGATCATGATATCCAAGCTATGTATAGTTGTTGTACGCGGTAACCccccaataaaaaaagaataaataattgcCTTCTTGGTATTTGACCGAAGGCTGTTAGCTTTTAATTCTGAAGCAAAAACACATAAGCGAAGGCGGTGGCCACGCCCACGGCCATCGGAGCGGCATATGAGCAACAGCCCCCGGCCCGCATGCGTGTGGAGATGTGCGGCATTCATTGTCGAAACAACCGACGGCTCATGCAACGACGAGCAGGCCAGTTGGGATCATAATTTATTGCAGGCCTTAATTTTGCTGTCCCTTCCGACTGGGAATCTTTGTTTGCTCATCACAATGCCAAAAACTTCACTGCCCCACCACACCAATCACCAATCACAATGTTAGCAACTAGTACCAATCGACGTCACAAAGCAGGCCACACCCCTCCGGCGTCCTCATTAAGGGCATTAAATTTTTCTAACCATTGTATATACTTTAAAGGAAAACTATTATACAGGCTAAATATATACTGCATGCGTTTCATGTTTGTCATTACATGTGATCTGTCGGTCGCTCTTCGGCACAATAttattatctaaaattaaaaaatcgatTTGAGAAAAAAGTGTACTAAATTTGATTATCAATGACAAAATTAAAGAggagtaaaaacaaaaatggaagTCAGGAGATGTTTGATAGGAGGCTGAGAATTCACTGTAGGACCAGAAGTAACGACAGAGATTCCGACACGGGCCCACCTCGGTTGTCCCCGCACGTCAAGTCCGAACCTGTCATTACGAGATTCACAGAGCATGCATGTGGGGACACCACGTCATGTCTGGACAAGTGGAAGACAGCAACCCTCTCGATCGCTGCACGTGAGAAAGACCGTTTACAGTTTAAACACCCATGTCACCGAGCTAGCTGCAAGTGAAACAAAAGGCTATGCGATTGCCGTTTTGGTGTTGGACCACTCCGCAAATGTTAGCACTGCTTCGAGCTGACTTCATCGGCTCAGACTAAACAGTTCCGATCATATCAAATTAAACACCTAGACTGAACAAGAAACTCTTACGCACGGACGTCTTATATTTTTCGTGATTTCTTTTTGGCAAAAACGAAGAATAGTACACGTATGTTATAAATGTTGTTGGTCCTGCATGCATGCGTTGCGTGGTCCTAATCAAAAAGCCATGCGAAGAAAGACGACCACAAGACAATAGCGGACACCTAATTTGTGTGTTGGACTGTGTATAGGTTGTGGTTGTATGCAGTTTGTTTATGAGGTAAGTTATCCAGCAATGCaaactaacaaaaataaaaataaaagtccaACAACATTGATGAGGGGTCAATTAATTAGCCTTAATTTATGGGTCATTTTgcgaagaaaaaacaaacacaattgtTGAAGAAGAGGTTTGCGTAGAAGGACCGAGACAAGTTGGTGTCGTTGtccatgttttgttttctttcacaAGTCTTTTTGTTTGATTCCCATGACCCGGTCCAATATCTCTAGCCAGTAGCCACCAGTGCTTCTGGTTAAAGTGTCGATCTCTTTCTATTAAAGCGGTATGGCTAGCTTGTTCACGAGTTTCTATAAAATTGTCTAGTTCTTTGAGTTcaggatttattgattttttttgctTTGGCTTCGCACGTACGAGAAAAATCACGTCGTCTCTGATTGTCTGAAGATTGAGAgcttttatacataattttaatgacattataatatatatatatatgggtccCCGCCCAGCTCTTACCAGCGCCGTGAtcactaatttatttattaaatatttttaaaaatatttaaatatatatataaatttactagtAATAACTttgtaaatatttgaaaaaacaaacaaaatacattACTAATAATTTTGAGCGATATAATTTAAAGATaactagcatttttctatacatattaattataatatcacatacaattttttttttcctgttctgAGAAGATACATGGTTGTAATTGATTGGATAGGAGCATAAAAAATGGTTAAACTTAATTGAATGGTAGTGCTAACGTATGTTTTGCACATTTTTAAGCAGGGCTCTAACAACTTGGATTTTTGGACTTACACTTAAGCAAACACAAAGAATGGAGGGCTTTGGTATTGGCTGGGAAGTCTCTGATGTCAAAATTAGTATATCTTCATAAGTTTAGAAGGATCAGAGCTAGTTCTTTATATCTGGAGATCGACTTTTATACTAAGTTTTGGGTTGTGACAATTCATCCCTGACTTTGAAGAACCTTTGTCATTTTCTACTGTACATTTATTAGAATCATTTAATGTGGCATGGCTTCCTGACTCACTTTATCGACGTTCCCCGTTAAACCTCTTCATGTATACTGTTAGGGGGTTCTCCATATTTCCTGCCTACTTGTCTATACAAGTTCTAGAGGGTGGGatatcatttatattaaaaaaataattaatagttacgactatataaattataagagTCTCTTATAATTACTAAAAgcgtatatatatagttgttccGGTAAAAAGTCAATATAGAACTAATTATCACTCAATACGctaggtactatatatgttagCACACAccaccattattattattattattattattattattattattatttttttttttttgaaaaacgcACACCACCATTATCAATTATTCATTCACTTAACCTAAGTTCGAGTCTTCGttacaaactatatatatgtgcCTGCCCGTAATAAacacagcaaaaaaaaaaaaaaatctattgatttctttaatgttatgatcttaaccaaaaaaaaagaagaagacaaagcCTTTATAAGCTGAGATTGAAATAGCATtgttaatttcttattattctcTACGAAAAATGTAAGCAAAACAAacaattattacattaaatttaaccatatatatatatacactccgTACGTGTGGAAAAGGTCAAGAGTTTTAACCATAAGCTCGTGTTTGGTCGTCAATAAAAGGTAAGGAAAATATCATCAATTGACTTTATAAAGTTTTTTAAGTTCAAACTTTTGGAAAATTTTGAGCTTTGTTTCTTTTCCCGAATCTTAAGGGTCAAGTTTATTGGGTCACATAAATTTTGCAAGGTCAGAGGATGGGGTACACGTGCAATCCCCTTGACCCGGCCCGCAGCGGCttgcatgcatgtcatgtttCTTATacaagtaatgttatatactatactctcatcctattttgattatattaaatattatataaaatatttatcactattaaataataaaaaaatatgtaataaatgatcatttaataataatatataaatatgccaCATCATACTTAAAGGATAAAAATAGAATAGTAATATTAGGGGTatgcaaaatttcaaaaattccgactccgtccgacttccgctccgactccgactccgacttcgtcggagtcatcggaattcggaatcggaattcggagtagctccgaatatctattcggagtcagagtcggagtcggagctccaagaagctccgattccgactccgaaattttttttactgtacactttcgctcgagcgaggtgtcgagcgcaagtcgagcacatgttgtattgaacattggctcgagcgacatgtcgagcggaagtcgagcgaacctctctggaagagttctgctcgagcgacaggtcgagcggaagtcgagcggaagtcgagcgaacctcgagcgcacgtcgagctccgatcttatgtcggagctcctataggaggtcggagctccgacctccgatcggagtcggactccgactccagttcggagtcggagtcggagctccaatttggctccgactattgtcggagtcggaggtcggaaacgagcactccgactccgactccgactctgagcCCAGCCCTAAGTAAtatagtgtataaaatttttctttttatataaattggtACAAAGTCTATGTTAAAACAGGTTATCTTCATtatactgatatatatatatatatatatatatatatatagattggtGCAGAGTCTACTTcaacaaatatatacatattaccCAAATTGCCAGGCAACTTTGTATTAATTCGGGGTGGTTAAGGATGGATACAGGTTTTCGCTTTCTGGTGGTTGAAGAGCAGCATTATTAATCTTGTTTGTTGTTGCTAAGTTTTCTTTCATCTACTCGGTTAGTGTGGTGTACGTCTATTCTAAGAACataataattattcattacgAAATTAAATAGAGTGCTCCGGTCACGTACCCATTTATAATTAAGCCACCGATCAATGGCTTTTGCAATTTAGGTCCACCCATCATCATATATCGATCTCTAAGTACTGCATGATCTCCTTCGTAGTTCGTACGTATTCGAGActcatctatatatacatatatatatatatttaaagtaatgttatatacagtagTGAAATACGTAAATACCGTATagtagttttgaaaatttatgaggtttattattaaaaaattaatttatttttatgtaggtctcatatttatttatttttttcaaaacgactgcacgacacttgtatactcacgactgtaactatcatttctcatatatttaaaGAAACAATTGAACGTTCTAAAACTGAATATAACATTATTATGTtggtataaataaataaaatcaattagttGAAAA is a window from the Juglans regia cultivar Chandler chromosome 7, Walnut 2.0, whole genome shotgun sequence genome containing:
- the LOC108997118 gene encoding GATA transcription factor 8-like encodes the protein MIGPNFMDEIDCGSFFDHIEDLLDFPGEDVDVEAGLGSTDCNSFPSVWPTQSESLPSSESVFSANSASDLSAELSVPYEDIVQLEWLSNFVEDSFAGGSLTMKKEDDSIKKESSHHPFQTSSPVSVLDSSSSCSVEKNVPRSPETITPGRCGRARSKRPRPATFNPRSAIQLISPSSSVTETPQPFLAPNKVSSDSESFAESSLSIKIPKLVTAEHKKKKKMKLTGPQGPAETTNQNSPLQAVRKCMHCEITKTPQWRAGPMGPKTLCNACGVRYKSGRLYPEYRPAASPTFIPSVHSNSHKKVLEMRNKFGEKATITATRPNVTALPELIPNTNSNLGLDYM